In one window of Thalassophryne amazonica chromosome 9, fThaAma1.1, whole genome shotgun sequence DNA:
- the dlb gene encoding delta-like protein B has product MAHLHLKYLLALALVEAVLSSGVFELKIHSFHTAQRICRRHRDCHIFFRICLKHPEDVISAEPPCTFGTGQTNVIRADHTSISRSAPIRVPFHFKWPGTFSLIIEAWNAESQTEYTDNQNNLVSRLATRRRLAIGEDWSQDVHFGEQSELRYSYHVFCDEFYFGDSCADYCRPRDDTLGHYTCDEEGNRICMEGWKGNYCSEPICSADCSERHGYCEAPGGCTCRMGWQGPSCNECVRYPGCLHGTCSQPWQCNCQEGWGGLFCDQDLNYCTNHRPCANGATCTNTGQGSYTCTCRAGFGGTNCELETNECDSNPCKNGGSCNDLENDYSCTCPQGFYGKNCEIIAMTCADGPCFNGGTCMETMTGGYTCRCPPSYTGSNCEKKLDRCSNRPCLNGGECLDLGQSILCRCQPGFTGANCQVNIDDCASSPCQNAGTCQDGVNDYTCSCTLGYTGKNCSRRSDACGARPCQNGGTCFTHFTGPVCQCPKGFMGPSCEFTLQPSFKPALRQTSQPSSSTLTISCLLAILVLVLVAGIVMLRRRRRLQGRKQLSDIAVYNDLEAVNNLGGSEREAFLGPNGLFKISNSAACLGFGLNPDGRSGFRPNPVVGSLTRGERQDFLWRDDAGLGPVSGLR; this is encoded by the exons ATGGCACATCTACACCTGAAATACCTCCTGGCTTTGGCCTTAGTGGAAGCA GTGTTGTCCTCTGGCGTGTTTGAGTTGAAGATTCACTCGTTCCACACGGCGCAGCGCATCTGCAGAAGACACAGAGATTGCCACATATTTTTCAGAATCTGCCTAAAACACCCGGAGGACGTGATCTCAGCAGAGCCACCCTGCACCTTTGGCACTGGTCAAACCAACGTCATCAGGGCTGATCACACATCcatctccaggagcgctcccatcAGGGTGCCATTCCACTTCAAATGGCCT GGAACATTTTCATTAATCATTGAGGCTTGGAACGCCGAATCTCAGACAGAATACACAG ACAACCAAAACAACCTTGTAAGCCGTCTGGCGACCAGGAGAAGACTTGCTATTGGCGAGGACTGGTCTCAGGACGTCCACTTCGGCGAACAGAGCGAACTGCGCTACTCTTACCATGTCTTCTGCGACGAGTTCTATTTTGGAGACAGCTGCGCTGACTACTGCAGGCCGAGAGACGACACGCTGGGCCACTACACCTGCGATGAGGAGGGCAACCGCATCTGTATGGAAGGCTGGAAGGGAAACTACTGTTCTGAAC CCATCTGCTCTGCGGACTGCAGCGAACGGCACGGCTACTGTGAGGCCCCAGGGGGCTGTACGTGCCGTATGGGCTGGCAGGGCCCCTCCTGTAATGAATGCGTGCGATACCCTGGCTGCCTTCACGGGACGTGCAGCCAGCCGTGGCAGTGTAACTGTCAGGAGGGCTGGGGGGGGCTCTTCTGTGACCAGGACCTCAACTACTGCACCAACCACCGTCCCTGTGCCAACGGTGCAACCTGTACCAACACGGGCCAGGGCAGCTACACCTGCACCTGCCGCGCCGGGTTTGGAGGAACAAACTGTGAGCTGGAAACCAATGAGTGTGACAGCAACCCCTGCAAGAATGGAGGCAGCTGTAAT GACTTGGAGAACGACTACTCTTGCACCTGTCCTCAGGGATTCTACGGTAAGAACTGCGAGATCATTGCCATGACATGTGCAGACGGTCCTTGTTTTAACGGTGGCACCTGCATGGAGACGATGACCGGAGGCTACACCTGCCGCTGTCCTCCCAGCTACACCGGCTCCAACTGTGAGAAGAAGTTGGACCGCTGCAGCAACAGGCCTTGTCTGAATG GTGGAGAGTGTCTGGACCTCGGCCAGAGCATCCTGTGTCGGTGTCAGCCTGGCTTCACTGGGGCCAACTGCCAGGTCAACATCGATGACTGTGCCTCAAGCCCCTGTCAGAACGCCGGCACCTGTCAGGACGGTGTGAATGACTACACCTGCTCCTGCACACTGGGCTACACCGGCAAGAACTGCAGCCGTCGCTCCGATGCCTGTGGTGCCCGTCCTTGCCAGAATGGTGGGACCTGCTTCACCCACTTCACCGGACCTGTATGCCAGTGCCCCAAAGGGTTCATGGGGCCGAGCTGCGAGTTCACGCTCCAGCCCAGCTTCAAGCCGGCTTTGCGTCAAACCTCGCAGCCCTCCTCCTCCACTCTCACCATCTCCTGCCTTCTCGCCATCTTGGTGTTGGTTCTGGTGGCTGGTATCGTCATGCTGAGGAGGAGGCGGAGACTCCAGGGCAGGAAGCAGCTGAGCGACATTGCAGTTTATAATGATCTGGAGGCGGTAAACAACCTTGGAGGAAGTGAAAGAGAAGCATTCCTCGGGCCGAACGGCCTGTTCAAGATCAGCAACAGCGCTGCTTGCCTCGGGTTCGGTCTGAACCCGGATGGGAGATCTGGGTTCAGACCTAATCCTGTGGTGGGCAGTCTGACCAGAGGGGAGCGCCAAGACTTTTTGTGGAGGGATGACGCCGGTCTGGGTCCTGTGTCGGGGCTGAGATGA